Proteins encoded by one window of Amaranthus tricolor cultivar Red isolate AtriRed21 chromosome 4, ASM2621246v1, whole genome shotgun sequence:
- the LOC130810829 gene encoding uncharacterized protein LOC130810829: protein MSLDSISSSSSSSSSSKSTFTCDAKVGVAVNNSVQHDNQKRPRKRRETVPRNREAAHDNLVADYFSNQPVYNDTVFRRRFRMRKPLFLRIVDTLSASNRYFQQRPDATMRLGASPLQKCTAAIRMLAYGCSADQVDEYLKLGESTARECLSQFVDGVIAQFATEYLRKPTPEDMQRLLREGEARNFPGMLGSIDCMHWVWKNCLAGWKGMYQGRSKTTTVILEAVASRDLWIWHAFFGTPGSCNDINVLQRSPVFDDIISNRAPQVLFTVNGNTYTKGYYLTDGIYPKWSTFIDAVTAPQTAKDTLFTERQESARKDVERAFGVLQARFAIIRKPALAWTVDLLWKIMMTCIIIHNMIVEDERDTYLNYKDPLEFADEQPENMPGSSSTRNATTFTVTPGHYDPDNFDTLIASRGEIRDRNVHMALKNDLIEHLWAQSRRSDEN from the exons ATGAGCTTAGATtcaatctcttcaagttcttcaagctCTTCCTCCTCAA AGTCAACGTTTACTTGCGATGCAAAAGTCGGTGTAGCTGTTAACAATTCAGTACAACATGATAATCAAAAACGTCCAAGAAAACGAAGGGAAACTGTGCCTAGAAATCGTGAAGCGGCTCACGACAATCTAGTTGCAGATTACTTTAGTAATCAACCGGTATACAATGATACCGTATTTCGAAGGAGGTTTCGTATGAGGAAACCCTTGTTCCTTCGGATTGTGGACACATTAAGTGCAAGTAATCGCTATTTCCAACAACGTCCCGATGCTACCATGCGTCTTGGTGCTTCACCCCTTCAAAAATGCACCGCGGCTATACGTATGTTAGCTTATGGTTGTTCAGCTGATCAAGTAGATGAATATCTAAAGCTTGGTGAAAGTACTGCTAGAGAATGTCTTTCACAATTTGTCGATGGAGTTATTGCTCAATTTGCAACTGAGTACCTCCGCAAGCCAACACCGGAAGATATGCAGCGTCTACTAAGAGAAGGGGAGGCTAGAAACTTCCCCGGCATGCTTGGCAGCATTGATTGCATGCATTGGGTATGGAAAAATTGTCTAGCTGGATGGAAAGGAATGTATCAAGGCCGATCTAAAACGACCACTGTTATCTTGGAAGCGGTTGCATCTAGGGATTTATGGATTTGGCACGCCTTCTTTGGGACTCCTGGGTCGTGCAATGATATTAATGTACTACAACGTTCTCCGGTGTTTGATGATATAATAAGTAATCGTGCTCCACAAGTTCTGTTCACAGTTAATGGAAACACTTACACAAAAGGATACTATCTCACCGATGGCATTTATCCAAAGTGGTCGACATTTATAGATGCGGTTACGGCCCCTCAAACAGCTAAGGATACGTTATTTACTGAACGTCAAGAGAGTGCGAGAAAGGATGTTGAACGTGCTTTTGGTGTGTTACAAGCTCGTTTCGCAATAATCAGGAAGCCTGCTTTGGCATGGACTGTAGATCTGTTGTGGAAAATTATGATGACTTGCATCATCATCCACAACATGATTGTTGAAGACGAGCGTGatacatatttaaattataaagatCCACTCGAGTTTGCCGATGAACAGCCTGAGAATATGCCGGGGTCGTCCTCAACTAGGAATGCAACAACATTCACCGTCACTCCCGGACATTATGATCCAGATAATTTCGATACATTGATAGCTTCGAGAGGGGAGATTCGTGATAGAAATGTCCATATGGCTTTGAAGAACGACTTGATCGAGCATTTATGGGCACAATCTAGGAGGTCGGATGAAAATTaa